Proteins co-encoded in one Methanosarcinales archaeon Met12 genomic window:
- a CDS encoding bifunctional fructose-bisphosphatase/inositol-phosphate phosphatase, protein MKRLCRDIADAVGDAIKDLTNIADGGVILYEGANGTPTARIDDIAEKAALCVLKEDGRSIRLVSEEVGSIVLGERPEFTIILDPVDGTYNAIHGIPFYSISIAVGGSDLSQVYYGYVKDLVTGDEYSAERAKGAFMNGKELRVADKTNLDEYCVSVNGCTPLMDFMNKNNKRIRLMGSASLELCYVASNRLDGFVDVRRRLRITDVAAGKLIIEEAGGIVTDDNGAILNSPLDVKRRVNIVAANEGIHKELITRLQG, encoded by the coding sequence ATGAAAAGATTATGCAGGGATATCGCAGATGCAGTTGGCGATGCTATCAAAGACCTTACCAATATTGCAGATGGAGGAGTCATACTTTACGAAGGGGCAAATGGCACGCCCACCGCCAGGATAGACGACATCGCTGAGAAGGCGGCACTTTGCGTTTTAAAGGAAGATGGACGGTCGATCAGGCTGGTAAGCGAAGAGGTGGGAAGCATCGTCTTAGGTGAGCGTCCCGAGTTCACCATCATATTAGACCCGGTGGATGGGACATATAACGCCATTCATGGCATACCCTTCTATTCAATTTCCATAGCCGTTGGTGGCTCCGATCTCTCTCAGGTATATTATGGATATGTTAAGGACCTGGTGACAGGGGATGAATACAGCGCAGAAAGAGCCAAGGGAGCGTTCATGAATGGAAAAGAGCTCCGTGTAGCCGACAAGACCAATTTAGATGAATATTGCGTGTCGGTTAACGGGTGTACACCGTTGATGGATTTCATGAATAAAAATAATAAAAGGATTCGACTGATGGGAAGCGCCTCGCTCGAATTATGTTATGTGGCATCCAATAGGTTGGACGGATTTGTCGACGTCAGAAGGCGCTTGCGCATCACAGATGTGGCAGCAGGAAAACTGATTATAGAAGAAGCGGGCGGAATCGTGACGGACGATAACGGCGCCATACTGAACTCGCCACTCGATGTCAAAAGAAGGGTTAATATCGTAGCTGCTAACGAGGGGATACACAAAGAGTTGATTACCAGATTACAGGGGTGA
- a CDS encoding acylphosphatase, protein MMETRAEIYVSGRVQMIGFRAFTVRHATILGLTGYVCNLSDGRVHVVVEGEKDRVNELIALLRRGPPGAYVQDVKVKMGTPTGEFTTFGTRY, encoded by the coding sequence ATGATGGAAACGCGTGCAGAGATATATGTATCTGGAAGAGTGCAAATGATCGGCTTCAGGGCATTCACCGTGCGTCATGCAACGATCCTTGGCCTGACAGGATACGTCTGCAATTTATCGGATGGTCGCGTTCATGTGGTCGTTGAGGGAGAAAAAGACAGAGTAAATGAACTGATTGCATTGCTCCGAAGGGGACCACCTGGTGCATACGTTCAAGATGTAAAAGTCAAGATGGGCACTCCAACGGGCGAGTTCACAACTTTCGGCACGAGGTATTAA
- the speB gene encoding agmatinase, which translates to MRLFTCPVFADANAGYDDSEFVIFGVPFDGTSCFRPGARSAPAAMRAASYNFETYSSEHDVDLCEVPFCDLGDIEVSTNIDETLALVRSAVEKIIGDDKVPIMMGGEHTLTHPCIQAIDDVGVMVLDAHLDQRDEYSGSKQSHACVSRRILEECGVENYVSIGIRSGAREEYDFVRQNRVRFYTAEQVQSEGIDMVVQETLDYLSTDRIYLSIDIDAIDPAYAPAAGTPEPFGLTPSDVRFVIKSIASRAVGFDMVEIAPAYDHGQTALLGAKLIREFIVAKKRGE; encoded by the coding sequence ATGCGATTGTTTACCTGTCCTGTTTTTGCAGATGCCAATGCTGGCTATGACGACTCGGAATTTGTTATATTCGGGGTACCTTTCGATGGCACATCATGTTTTCGCCCTGGCGCCAGATCAGCGCCTGCAGCAATGCGAGCGGCATCTTACAATTTTGAGACATATAGTTCAGAGCATGACGTGGACCTATGCGAGGTGCCATTCTGCGACCTGGGCGATATTGAAGTGAGCACCAATATAGACGAGACGCTTGCACTCGTACGGTCGGCAGTGGAAAAAATCATAGGAGATGATAAGGTGCCTATCATGATGGGCGGTGAGCATACACTGACACATCCGTGCATTCAGGCAATCGATGATGTTGGGGTCATGGTACTGGATGCGCATCTCGACCAGAGAGATGAATACAGCGGAAGTAAACAGAGCCATGCATGTGTCTCGCGGCGCATCCTTGAGGAATGTGGCGTAGAAAACTACGTCTCCATTGGGATTCGAAGCGGAGCGAGGGAAGAATATGATTTCGTCAGGCAAAATCGCGTTAGATTTTACACAGCAGAACAGGTTCAATCGGAGGGCATCGATATGGTGGTACAGGAGACGCTCGATTATTTAAGTACAGATAGGATATATCTCTCAATAGACATCGATGCCATCGATCCTGCATACGCGCCGGCGGCTGGGACGCCCGAACCCTTTGGGTTAACGCCCTCTGACGTTAGATTCGTCATTAAAAGCATAGCATCTCGCGCAGTTGGATTTGATATGGTTGAGATTGCACCTGCTTATGACCACGGGCAAACCGCCTTGCTGGGTGCAAAACTAATTCGGGAATTCATTGTAGCAAAAAAGAGGGGTGAATAA
- a CDS encoding NAD(+)/NADH kinase — protein sequence MKPKKIGVVSRCDTVEAIQMVNAIVNSFQDSVKIVLEPRAAAEIGKRECAVPLSKMDVDMIITVGGDGTILRTIQLLPRPTPILGINMGDVGFLADVVPASAKEVIERVLDGFEIQKRARLAVHVNDEKLPPATNEVAVITSRPAKILHFRVLIDGKEIETTRADGVVVATPTGSTAYAMSAGGPIIDPRVDAFVIVPLAPYKLSARPWVIPGDSEITLELLRIDKNATIVIDGQHRQTITKEDITRFIKAREPALFVRTDRDFYTKVRDTLVV from the coding sequence GTGAAACCAAAGAAAATAGGCGTTGTTTCACGATGCGACACGGTGGAGGCGATTCAGATGGTCAATGCTATCGTGAACTCCTTCCAGGATTCGGTCAAGATAGTTCTGGAGCCGCGAGCTGCAGCCGAAATAGGCAAACGTGAATGTGCAGTTCCCCTATCCAAAATGGACGTAGATATGATTATCACGGTTGGGGGAGATGGAACCATACTGCGCACCATCCAGCTACTCCCCAGACCAACGCCCATCCTCGGCATCAATATGGGAGACGTGGGATTTCTGGCCGATGTCGTTCCAGCAAGCGCCAAAGAAGTGATCGAACGGGTACTCGATGGATTCGAGATACAGAAGCGTGCGCGACTTGCCGTGCACGTGAATGATGAAAAGCTTCCTCCTGCGACCAATGAGGTGGCAGTTATCACTTCAAGACCTGCCAAAATACTGCACTTCAGAGTTTTAATCGATGGGAAAGAGATCGAAACCACAAGAGCTGATGGTGTTGTAGTGGCAACACCCACTGGTTCGACTGCATATGCCATGAGCGCTGGCGGACCTATCATCGACCCGCGTGTAGATGCCTTTGTGATCGTGCCCCTCGCCCCCTATAAATTATCTGCCAGACCATGGGTCATCCCAGGAGATAGTGAAATAACACTTGAGTTGTTGCGCATAGACAAGAACGCCACGATCGTCATAGACGGACAGCATCGTCAAACCATCACAAAAGAGGACATCACCAGATTTATCAAGGCAAGAGAACCTGCACTATTCGTCAGGACGGATAGGGATTTTTATACAAAAGTGCGAGACACGTTGGTGGTCTGA
- a CDS encoding translation initiation factor IF-5A, producing the protein MKEQTEVRTLKQGRYVVIDDEPCTILNIATSKTGKHGSAKARIDAVGIFDNQKRSIVQPISAKIYVPIVERKKAQILSFSGKDSAQLMCMDDYSTFELKVQEELQGKLSVGQEITYLESMGNRKIDMR; encoded by the coding sequence ATGAAAGAACAAACAGAGGTCAGAACGCTCAAACAGGGGAGGTATGTCGTTATAGATGATGAGCCGTGTACAATCCTTAACATCGCCACTTCCAAGACAGGTAAACACGGGTCTGCAAAGGCACGAATAGATGCAGTTGGCATATTCGACAATCAAAAAAGGTCGATAGTACAGCCAATCAGTGCCAAGATATACGTGCCTATAGTTGAGCGTAAGAAAGCACAGATATTATCTTTTTCTGGAAAAGATTCCGCACAGCTAATGTGCATGGATGACTACTCCACGTTTGAGCTTAAGGTCCAAGAGGAGTTGCAGGGCAAATTGAGTGTGGGGCAGGAAATCACATATCTTGAAAGCATGGGAAACAGAAAAATAGATATGCGGTGA
- the hisS gene encoding histidine--tRNA ligase, with protein sequence MKIQKPRGTRDFLPEEMTKRRFIESKMRQTVENWGYREVQTPTFEHLELFTIKSGATIVDEIYDFEDKGGRALALRPELTASVLRMYVDKLQVTPKPLKLYYFGNCFRYERPQKGRLREFWHLGAELIGSDRPEADAEVIALASSVLDAIDLKGDLRIGQLSVLRALMGSLDAETRSMVMRHIDKKDSQGLVGLLEQVGAQNIKEPILNLISLKGGDAISKAREIVGDLPGLAHLESVLDTLNALGIEYSIDFGIARGLDYYTDMVFEIYAENLGAQNQICGGGTYRLAHLFGGRDTPSTGFAIGFDRVIEALGTIRVPTQKTVVVISTDRASSEAQKIAQRLREHIPTNVDLMGRNFTVQLSHADAIGATYAVIIGPKELRAGKVTLKNMETAEQEMLTLDEVIRRIAY encoded by the coding sequence ATGAAAATACAGAAACCGAGAGGCACGCGCGATTTTTTGCCAGAAGAGATGACAAAAAGGCGCTTTATCGAGAGTAAAATGCGCCAGACAGTAGAAAACTGGGGATATCGAGAGGTCCAAACGCCCACCTTTGAGCACCTGGAACTATTCACGATTAAATCAGGGGCAACCATCGTAGACGAAATATATGATTTCGAGGACAAGGGTGGACGGGCATTGGCCCTCAGACCAGAGCTGACCGCATCGGTCCTGCGGATGTATGTTGACAAGCTACAGGTGACGCCAAAACCCCTGAAACTCTATTATTTCGGAAACTGTTTTCGATATGAACGGCCGCAAAAAGGGCGCCTTAGAGAATTCTGGCATTTGGGGGCCGAATTAATCGGCAGTGACCGTCCTGAAGCAGACGCCGAGGTCATCGCACTCGCATCCTCTGTGCTTGATGCGATCGATCTTAAGGGAGATTTGCGCATTGGACAACTAAGCGTACTTAGAGCACTCATGGGTTCACTGGATGCGGAAACGCGGAGTATGGTCATGAGGCATATCGACAAGAAAGATAGCCAAGGGCTTGTTGGACTCTTAGAACAGGTCGGCGCCCAGAATATAAAAGAGCCCATTCTCAACCTGATCAGTTTAAAAGGAGGAGATGCAATCAGCAAGGCGCGCGAGATAGTCGGCGACCTTCCTGGCCTGGCTCATCTCGAAAGTGTTTTGGACACGTTAAATGCACTTGGGATTGAGTACTCGATCGATTTCGGCATTGCACGAGGGCTGGACTATTACACGGATATGGTCTTTGAAATCTACGCGGAGAACCTTGGTGCGCAGAACCAGATCTGCGGAGGAGGCACCTATCGACTGGCACATCTGTTCGGTGGCAGGGATACGCCGTCTACTGGCTTTGCCATAGGCTTTGACAGGGTCATCGAGGCGCTGGGCACTATACGGGTGCCCACTCAAAAGACAGTCGTAGTCATATCCACCGACAGGGCGAGCTCCGAAGCACAAAAAATTGCGCAACGATTGAGAGAACACATCCCCACGAACGTAGACCTGATGGGCAGGAATTTCACAGTCCAGTTATCCCACGCCGATGCCATTGGAGCCACCTATGCAGTCATAATTGGACCAAAAGAATTACGGGCCGGGAAGGTTACCCTTAAAAATATGGAGACTGCTGAACAGGAGATGCTGACGCTGGATGAGGTTATTCGGCGCATCGCATATTAA
- a CDS encoding cytidine/deoxycytidylate deaminase family protein, producing the protein MRQSVDEYFMEISSVVAKRSTCLRNQVGAVMVRDNRILSTGYNGAPHGLAHCLDIGCIREQNGISSGERHELCRAVHAEQNAIIQAAIHGVSTENATMYTTHQPCILCAKMIINAKIGRVVYLGDYPDTEALEFLRQANVEVVKFG; encoded by the coding sequence ATGAGGCAATCTGTCGACGAATATTTCATGGAGATATCATCGGTAGTGGCAAAGAGGTCGACGTGTCTGAGAAATCAGGTGGGCGCCGTAATGGTAAGGGACAACCGCATCCTCTCAACAGGGTATAATGGAGCTCCGCATGGCCTGGCGCACTGTTTGGATATTGGATGCATAAGGGAGCAAAACGGCATCTCATCAGGAGAGCGGCACGAACTCTGTCGGGCTGTTCATGCTGAACAAAATGCAATTATACAAGCCGCCATCCATGGCGTGAGTACGGAAAACGCGACAATGTATACTACACATCAGCCGTGCATACTCTGCGCTAAAATGATCATCAATGCGAAGATTGGGAGGGTTGTATACCTTGGAGACTATCCTGATACGGAAGCGCTGGAGTTTCTAAGACAAGCCAACGTGGAAGTCGTTAAATTTGGTTAG